Within the Ananas comosus cultivar F153 linkage group 25, ASM154086v1, whole genome shotgun sequence genome, the region GAGGCAATTCATGTTTGTGAATGCTTTGGTTCTCAACCATGTCAGATAAGAAAGATGGAGAATGATTACTAGTGCAGGAGAAGTAACAAAGCATAAGTAGCATCGAAAAATTGCAGAGTAAAAGCATGCAAAGTTGATAAAAAAACAACTGCAGTGAAAACTCACTAGGGTAAAATATACGGATAGTCGCTGTATTAGACCAAGGAATGTTACTACTTATAAACCGCCTACCGATTATGTAACCCTGATTATCTTACctcattttcttaaaaaaaaaagagaatgaaaTAACCTGAGTGACAAATTTTCAGCGAGCTGCGCCCAGTTTATGATAAAGTCATGAAGCAATTGCAGAAGTAAGCAAAAGCAGAGTAAATACTCAGCCAGTAAAGCTTAACTAGTCCAATTGCTTAAAAACCAATTCATTTTACATCATTTTAGAGGACCCCCAAATCCCAGAACACCATGAACTAAACCTCAGGAATCTAATTACAAGAGAGGAGAACAAAATGTGTCAGAAAAGGTTTTACTGACATAGAAGAGCATCATACAAAGCTGtgtcctcctctttctctctcgatCCAGTAAACCTCTTGATGCCAACAAAATTGCTCTTTATCTCTGAATCTGTCTCACTTACAAAACCCTGAGAAGGACATTTTCTGCGACTAGAGGATCTACTACCATGAATTCATATATTGGCATTTACACCGTGTGATTCCGGCTTTCGGAACAAAAAACGGGTCCTAATTTACTTTTCAGTTGTTCGCAAAGCCACATCCATCATACAAGGATTCTGATTCTTAAGAAGGGAACAGAGATTCCCGGCATGGTTAACAGTATTTCATCCTAAGTTTCACCTTAGTCGCATACATTTATCCTATTCATGATGCCAGGATTATGGAAGTGAGAAGATCAATAAACCATGATTTACCTGTGCACACATTGACACATATAGAACCTAGTGCGAATAAAAGATCCCATGAACCTTCAGAAATTACCTGGAATGCATTGCATTATGTCTCAAAACCGAAAAATATCAATAATAAACTTGTTATCATCACATTTACGAAAACTAACAGGTCCTTCCACAGTTCAGGTAAAATATAGCTCTATTGATAGAAAACTTTCACTTACAACTTTACATGAGTATTGTTTCCTCTGGTGGCGATCTCATCTCCACCttacagtgaaaaaaaaagaaagaaacaaaaataaaaaaagaaattgccCAAAGCCgacaaaaaagaaacaaaaggagAGCTTTAACATTTTGAGGATAAGTAAATGTTATATACATTGGTTCTCCATTATTCTTTTAGGCACCTGCTATTTGGACGCAGATTTTCAAGTCCTTCACTTCGTCAACAACCGATTTCCTCAAGCCATGCGAGTAATTGTTGCGACAAAGGCCTCAATTTAGGGGAGTCACTAACACAGAGGCACGCAATCTCGAGCATTCTCATAACCTCATTATTGTTCTCCTTATCATATATATGCGGGTCGATGACCTCCAttcccttcttttccttcttcatcTGAATTACCCAAGAAACAACATCCCTACTTCCTTTCGGCTTACACATGTCCACGGGCCTCCTCCCTGTAAGTAACTCTAGCAAAACAACCCCAAAACTATACACATCGCCTTTATACGTCGCGACCGCAGATTGCCCATATTCAGGAGGAATATATCCCAAAGTCCCGACGAGATCGGTAGTAACATGTGTATCGTAGGGCAAAATTAGCCTCGCGAGCCCGAAATCCGCCAAGTGTGCCTCGAAATTCTCATCTAGCAAGATGTTACTAGACTTAATATCCCGATGTAGGATATGAGGGTCGCAAGATTGGTGCAAGTATGCTAAACCCCTCGCGGCCCCTTGTGCTATTTGAATTCGCTTGCCCCAGTCGAGGACCGCACCCCCTTCTACCTTTTCATGAAGCCAGTAGTCCAAACTCCCGTTCTCCATGAACGAATAGATCAGGAGCCGGTCATTGCCGATCCTGCAATACCCTTGGAGCAGAACAAGATTCGTGTGCTGGGCTCTTGAAAGGGTTTCGACCTCGGCATGGAATTCCCTCTCCATCTGACAATAATCGCCGGAAAGCCGTTTGATAGCCACCTTACTTCCGTCCGGTAAAGTTGCTTTGTAGACCAACCCAAAGCCGCCGCATCCGATAATGCGAGACTGATCAAAGTTCTCGGTGGACTTCAGTATATCATTTATGCTCAGCTCCTTGCTCTCCTTGTTCTGAAACAGTAGAACCAATCTCGACCCAGCCAACTCTAAGCTATAATCGAGGTCTGCCACGACCTTCGCATTATCTTCTCTTTTCCTAGACCGAATTCTCAAAACGATTATATATGTAGCAATGATAAGGGAAGCGATCCCCGCTCCGATTCCAATTGCCAATCCGACTATCGTGCCTTTTTTCTTATGCTTCGTACTATCCACCTGCGAAGAGGCGTTTTTTGGGCAAGGAATCAAGTGAATGCCACATAGGCCAGGATTTCCTTGAAAGTCTTCTTTAGAGAAAGTTGAGAACTGGCCTCCTGTTGGGATTTCTCCAACTAAATTGTTGTAGGCCACATTGAAGTAAGAAAGAAAATTCAACCTCGTCAAAGATAGTGGTATGGTACCGGTGAGATGGTTGTGCGATAAATCCAAGGATTCTAAACTCGACATGCCCGACAAATCGGGAATAGTTCCCGAGATATTGTTCCAACTCAAATCCAACACATGGAGCTTCACAAGGTCGTTAAACCCAGGCAAGATCGACCCAACAAGCTTATTGTTGCTCAAAATTATCGACGGTGGAAAGCTGCTAACTTGATTGTATTGTAGACCCTTCCCACTCGAATTTCTCTTGATGAAAAAGGGAAAATCTTGTGATGCCGTCCTTTCTAGCGATGAGTTACCGTAGATGAGGCTCTTCATGAGTGTTAAACTAGTAGGAATTTCTCCGGTGAGCGAATTATTCGATATGTCCAAGTAGAAGAGATTGTCCAGGTTTCCCAACCATACAGGGATCGTCCCGGTTAAATGGTTCCAGGAAATGTCCAAGACCTTCAATTTGCTCAGATTCACCAACCACGGCGGGATAGAACCCGAAAGAGCACAATTCGCAATGACAAAGACTTCCGTGTTAGCAAATCCTTGAATCCCTTCGGACGGCATTGACTCACCACCGCGAAAGTTCTTAGTGAACACAAGGTTTTTAAGATTGGGCAAGTTTTGTAGGATTTGTAGTGCCGAGAATAAGTTGGCGAAGTTGTTTCCGGTGAGCGAGAGATCGGACAGGGAGGTGAAGTTCTTGAAGCTAGAGGGTATTTCGCCAACAAGATTGTTTCTAGCAAGATTTAAGGTGGTCATTTGCGTGCAATTGGGCAGATCGGGAGGGATAGGTCCGGAAAACAAATTCGATCCGAGGTCGAGGATGTTTAACCTCGGCAAGGTTGTAAAGTTGAGATCGATGGTCCCCCGAAGAGAGTTATTTCTCAAGCTAATAGTAGTGAGTGTTGAACAACTAGACAAAGAAGGGGGTAAACCCCCAGTGAGTATATTGCATAAAGCACTAAAGCACTCTAGCTTATTTAATCTATCAAATACATCCGGGATCACCCCGGAAAAGTTATTGGAGGAAATATCTACATGGACAAGGTTGGAAAGGTTTCCAATGTTTGTGCTCACAGTACCAGATAGTGAATTCCCCTGGAGGTTTAGTTTGGTCAACGAGGATAGTGTAAAGAGATCATCGGGCAAAGTTCCGGTAAGGCCATTTGCATCGAGCAAGAGCTCGGAAAGGGAACTGCAGTTCCCGAAGCCGGCAGGGAACTCGCCGGAGAACATGTTCGCCGAGAACCGAAGCACTTTAATGGAATCAGAGGAATTGCAGATACCTGTATCGACGGGGCCCCAGAAGCGGTTCAAGCTGACGTCGTAGACTGATAGATTGCTCGATCCGGCGAAGATCGGGTGCGTGCCGTTGAATGAATTGAAGGAGATGTTGAATACCTGAATCGACGATAGGTTCGATTCTGCAGGGATAAGCCCAGATAACATGTTCGTACTAAGATCAAGGAGCTCCAAGTGGGGGAGATGGAATAGCTCCACAGGAACCGGTCCACGAAGGGAATTGTAGGAGAGATTGAGCAGCTTCAATTGATCTAATCCGCCCAGAGAAGAAGAGACGGAGCCCTTTAAACTCTTCTTGGACAGATCCAAACCAATCACCCTCTTCACCAGAGCAGAGCCCAAATCACATGATATCCCAACCCAATTACAGCAATCTGAAGAGGACGACCCATTAAAGCTCCACCCAAGATCACTCGATTGGAGCCCTTCCACAAAGCCCTGGAGCGCATTCAAATCGCTCGAGTCGCAGCTTTGTTGGCTCTGGGAACAGCAGAGGGGAGCGAAGAGGAGcaagaggaggagggaggagaagcAGGGGAGTCCCCTGTTTCCCATTTCAGCGGGTTCCCAGAAGAGGCGAGGGGGTGAAGTGGGTAAAGGAGACTCTTTTATGGAAGAGCATCGAGGATTAGCAAAACCCAGTTGAGATTTTGGCCTTACTCCAAGTGGCTtgggaggaaaaagaagaggtggtggtggtgaaggAGAAGAGCTTAAATTGTTCACATCAatggcgagagagagagagagagagagagagagaaagggagtgCGTGGTTTGGATTTTTCCCCGTAgtttacttcttcttcttcttcttcttcttcttctatataatttattttatttaattttctttcttctttctcgtGCTTCTTTATTACTTAATTCAACGCACTATTGCTAAAAaattttttccccctttctttgtaggtaattaaaaaaaagggcgGTGGTTTGTTGAAGGTTTGGAACGGCGAAGACGAAAAGAGCAAAAAGAGGAAAGTCCAGAAATTATTCCATGCACCTGGAGCACCAAATGCCATATTACCCTGAGTATCAGCATACTATATAGTGACGATTTAGTCCATAATATTAAAGCTTTTTTAAAATCATTCGACTCTTTATATAGTATTAAATCATATCTATATATCAATTTGAATTCTTATTTTaatacatttattattattattaaatattaagtaCGGTGCGTGAGTTATAAGTATACACGCGGTGTAGGGATCAAGAACACCGTTTAGGGGGAGGGGGAGTGAGAGAGACGGAGAGAGGGTGACCGGGGAACAGGAGTCGTGACCGGCTGTAGGCGGTAGGCTCTGAACGGCGCACTCGGGTGGTGACCGGGTGCAGGAGGTCAACGGTCAGGCGGGGGCGACACGTTGGAGAGAGAGGCGCGCATTTCGAAGCCGCCGTGCCGACGTGGCGCGTCCTGTTTATGTTTATGATTGCAAAAATTTCTTCTTGCGCtagtattatgtgatttaaagtgtcattttcacacgctataattttattttttggctatttttttactatttttttatttaattagtgacaaaattaaaattaaaagatacctaagtaaattataaatagggtatctaaaatttgttgtatatgatttaacgaaaagttaacgaagagattggtgaaaaaaaaaaaccaccaaacactaaattgatacattttaaaccatatgatactaaaatgagaaattgtgaaattactgggatggtatttgaagattaccctttataatttttatttttattacaaaagttagaaaaatgaaaatatttgaCTTTTCAGGAAATTCTAGAAAACATTTTAGGAATCAATCAAATTTACtaataattttatcatttatttaatgatattatttactttttagtAGATAAAAGTAGACCAATGAATGGTTAATATATTACTAATAACCATTCATTGATATAGTTTAAGGAAAGAGCTTTCCTCATAGGGTTTGTGATAGAGTGGAGATGGAGAAAAGCAAAGAGCTAAAATTGGGTTCTTAGTTGTGTCATTGTTACTCCATTACTTTTGTAAAAAGAAGAGATGTGCAACAAAAGAAAATCCTTTACTTTAGAGGAATCATAATCTATTTGGCTTCGCTTCTTAACGCGCACTTCAGGATATGCGCGTTAgcatcaaaaaaatttacaagttagATAATAGATATTTTTGTTTGCCCGTCTATCCCCAAATTATTATCTACAAATGTACTTTTAATAAGTTATTAATGAGCAATAAATGAAACTTGGCGGGATAATATAGCTCGCTTATGAACAAAGCCAAACACGCACTGAATATCAAAGTTGCTAATAAAGATAAACCAAAATGTTATTGCATAATAGAATAAGTAGAACCTTAGTTTGTAGTATATGTTTTTCAATTAtcaatttgtttatttgttcatattgattttttaattatcaatttaatTGTCATGaggttttatatatagatatgacATTAGAAAGTTAGAATAACAAGAAAATCTTTTGTTAGGATATATATTATACCCAATATATCTTTGATATAATATGGTTACCGTGTACACCTTTATTcttgtaaatttattttaatgaaaaCTTAAAGAATCATTTGTATTTTCtccaaaagaaaagcttccacacttaaaaaagaaaacaaaaaaaaaatcatacttagaaagttgaaagagaaaatgaaaaggcTACTGTCAAGTTGTTGCCAATTGGTGTGAACACTTTGCTCAAGTtaaaatttagggaaaactttaaaaacctgttttgtggttttactttttctcactttagtattctgtggtttaaactgtatcaagttaatacttgtggtttcgcacttttttactttagtactctgtagtttaaggtgtatcaagttagtaccatgtggttgcggttttgcactttatcattttagtatcctgtggtttcgcactttatcactttagtaccctgtgatttaaaaactatatggtactaacttgatacaaaaataaaaccacatggtactaacttgaaacaaaaataaaacaacagagtactaacttgaagcaaaaataaaccacagatatacactttaaaccacagggtactaaagtgataaagtgagaaaccacaggatactaatttgatatactttaaactatagggtaccaaaataaaaaaatataaaaccacacacacacacacacacatatatatatatatatatatatatatatatatatatatatatatatagtttgactaTAGTGTTTCCCGAAGTATTAAGGAGTTGGTATCGATTTAATATAATAAGTGGAATAGTAAAtaattcaagggctaaaaactgtATAGTAATTACTATTCATCTACCGTCGATGGTAGCATAAATggactcatttttttttcatatataaaaataaatcctACCTGTTGAAAATGAACTAAAGTTAATTAATCATCCACCTAATTTTTTgggaaaatatttatttacaaaCCAACTACCATGTGTCATTGGGATCAAATGACATCATGTTAAACATTTTGACTTGGAAATATTGAAATTGATCAACTACTATCTAGAGTCCATTGACCAACACCAATTTTAggaatttttaaagattatttagaccaggaaaaaaggaaacaacttttttttttttttttttttccttttgttttcctTCACTCTTTTAATAAATAATGCAATAATCTATTTGCAAGTAGACCTTTCCCTCTATTTGATGTCAGGTAAAGCTATTTTAGTCATGAGGATTATGAGGTTTAGGTTAAATTATACATATcttatttgaactatatattgcttatttaaaattaatatcttgacttttaaaattttcactatATTAATGGTTATCTAATCTTAGTAGTATTTATAACATTTTAATTGAATACTTTGTAATCTAACGGAGTATTCTACAACTTAAAAATGTtataaattaaaagttagacaacaatatctaaattttgaagttcACATATTCTTTCGATATGCTCTGTAGTTCATGTCAAACTTGTATCttcaaagagggaaaaaaaacgatttttttttttcaaagaagcactaaaaatttcaaataaaatccCTCAAATATCAGTTTTTTAATTATCTTCTATTTTAACTACCTAAATGTTTATTTCAGCCTCATATCCGGACACAAATAATTATAGAACTCTCCATGCTACCGAAGAATTTAATATAGTTAATTATCAAcaaatgacagaaaaaaaagttagagaGTATCGATATACAGTACATTTTCGTAATACGAATATACTAAAATGTACTTAATTAAGTGTTGACCTTATTATTGAATATGTACACTAATATATAGGAAACGTACGTAATACATGATCAAGtatgatattttatataatatacacCAACTATAAATTActgtttatatataattagaacaAGATTACTTGATtaaacataaagtaaattatattatatattaacatagTTGACATTTAaacaaatactttttttttttttttttgagaaaaggtagcgagctacccgcttcattcattaagcaaaatgaactaggcGTACAGATTGGAAGCAGCTGGGGCTTCCGGAGCAAGAGACAGGAAAGTAGAAAAACAGAAAaccaaaacaagaaaaaaactgAAAGAAACAAAGTAAAAGTAAAACAGGAAAGAACAGGCGCAGGGGCAGATCACAGTAGATTCCTCCAAGATGTCACTAGGAGGTTGGCGCGGTCAAGAGCTCGAGCCGCATCAGGGGCCTTTTGGTTGAAGATAAAGTGATTTCTTTCATTCCAGGcaacccaccagattgccgccaaAGAAGTTAGACCTTCCGATCTCTTTTGTGCGTCGTTAGTGTTGGAGATAGTGGTCATTTAAACAAATACAAATCAGATATGATTTAATTCATTTAAACAGGCATCAGGGGACATTTAAACAAATACAAATCAGGAGCCGCATCAGGGGACATTTAAACAAATACAAATCAGATATGATACATTGAACAGGCATTTTGATCGTCGCTGTCCACCTCTATTAACTATTCATCAAATTCATTTAAGTATTGTAACAATGGAAACTTGACCAAGCAACAAGGCTTTGGTTACGAGTATTTCAATGCCCGTGTATGTAGGATTTTGATCATGCAAATTAAGTATTCATGATTAATTAGAACTTACACTTTGGTCAAAAATTGTATATTgcactatatttatatttatatttatacgtTATGATTGATCCAAAGTATCGTGACACGCACTTTGATAAGTCaaagagtatatatatttatttatatttattaaattcattgttataaagtgtaaaattttttatcctaGCTTTATGATTTGGTCAACAATTATTGCACTATATTCTATGCCACATGATTGATCCAAAGTATTGTGACAACTCATCTTGATAAGTTTAAGTGTATATGTTTATTTGTAGAATACGAAGTTATTAAATCGTTGTAAAGtgtaaactttataaaaaaagttCTCAAGTTACTCTATTTTAAATGGTACACTACAACAATTCTATTACACTACATGAATTATTACAtcgaaattaaattattatagaatatattttattgtaataatttgCGCTGTTGTGATAATACAACACCATAAAATTTATAACAACAATTCTTTTTGttacaaaaaattatgataattaaTAACCATCAATTATAACACTATATATTATTGGGAAAAAATGAATTTCCAATTGTGATAAACTCTTAAATGAGATATCAAAGGGGGGATTGCATTTAGACCATTATTTTCTAATTGAAAGGGATAGTGCTAAAGTGTTGAACTATTTTTCTGTAGAATTTTGTAATAAATAAGTTATTTcacttaagagagagagagagagagagagagagagagagagagagagagagagagaaatagtaaTGTCTTTAAATACTCTGTTCTATGTATACACCCCTACCTGGTTGGGACTCTATGAAAGAAAACCAATTTGTTTCCTAATTATGAAATTGGAGCTTATAATAATACTAGGGGATTTTTTGGTCGCATGCAGTTATAATTGTACTACAGTTTTACCTGGATGTATATCTAAATTCAACGTTTGTTTTGATACATTTAAATTCAACTACTATAGTTGTAACTGCATGAGAAAACTCAAGAATTACGCCTAAATTGCCTGCAGTTTCAActataatacttttaaaaaataatttaaataaaaataaatttaccttCCTAATAACCTTTTAAATAGTGTTTTTTTATCCTTTCCTACATCGGGGGTAATCTCTTATTACCCCATATATTAAATGACAGAAATACGTAAATGCACTTCTCAACAGCCGGCAACCAAACAAAGTATTTATAGCTACATCGCTTTTTATTACATGTaaccaaacaaatatatatataattataattgctGTATTTTCGCTGCATGCATCTCTAATTACAATGTAATTataagagaaatgattcggtacttttttaaaaaaaaaataaaaaagatcttaaccgttgattaatagagggtaaaaatgtaactttaatacttagcaggtaaaatgattattttattcaaggttagtttggtaattaaatactacaatattttaagaaacttttaattgaggtcctaaatctatgcattaattagcactaatttagaaaattaattgattaaccaaatttatgcaattattagtcattaatttaggaatctactttaaatgttttagtgcttctcaaattatgcattaatttaaattatagaaattttagaaatagttttatttctaaatacgatgaatttaaattttaaaaattaaatacttaaaatttaaaagtgaaatttaaattagaggaatttcatattactatttaaaaactaaatttctaccaagatttaaaatacagtttattcgcatcagtttaaaacgtaatgcataaaaaacttagagagtaagatttctacaactagatttctctagaggaatttcatattactatttaaattttaaattcaatgatttaaaaactagattgaaccgattgatttgactgatcagactttgacctattctatcaagaatctgattttaacctattgaaccgaataacattaagaacaatttggaaccggtaaagataataaatattttaaacagaatgataatttaactgttagagctaataaatattttaaatataattttaaacatataaattaaaaagattagaattattggtgagaaaaaaaatagttaggaatttgaattcgaatctgactaacaatcacaaaacttatttccgaactcgacagatttcaaaaatctatatccaaattcaaaactgaccaattttccgaaacccaaaaccaaacataaaccagaagactagaattcaaacaattatttctatttaccatatttcaaagtatttatatgaaacttaaatttttaaaatataaatttgaatataatattaaattttaaatttaaaagtgaaatttaaattagaggaatttcatattactatttaaagtttaaatttaatgattatattgttaaattatttgaaaattttcttatatgaaatgccaaattatgaaaggaaagatagagagagtaaaaggaaacaaagaaaaaataaaaattttaaaaatatagtaaatataaaatgactaaattgcccatgtattaaaagacaaaaatattcttttttgaggtacctggtaaccggtacctctcctaaagtgacctgctattgcaggtcacaatttaaaaaaaactaaatccgAGCCGTTGAATAcacgtgaatgaacggtaacaaaaaaaaaaaagtatagaagcattactcaatTATAATTACGTCAAATCAAATGACCCCTAATATGCTATGAAATCAAAGTTTTTTGTAACTATGTTTTGTTGGCTTAAAGAGCCAGCATCCTATCCTGTGGTGAAGATCAAGGTGGGTCGAGTCATAATTAAAGTCTGTGAGCTGTGTGGTGGAGGCCGGGGCGAgccaagtcacaatcgagacttgCTTTGTATCTATATGTTTTAAGTGAatgaattatatatttctaacaactcgaacttttgaaattaacggttagcaccaacgatccTACATAGTTCACTTAAATTTATAGATGTAAATGttatatgattcattttgaaAAAGCTTCCACTACAACATCACATTATAGGCCTACTTAAAGGCGATCATTTGAATAATTGCATTATTATACTAAATTCCACTTAGATGAGATCAAGAATGAAATCAgagtttaaaatacaaaaacatTGTGGGTATATCTCTTGTGACAAAAAGGCACATCCAACTTATGCTACATCCACCATTAGTGGTATTTGAATGTTGCACCATTCTCAAAAAGCAAAATTTCATGAGGACCCATAagcaaataatagaaaaaaaaaatatagtggtACATGCTATGATTGGAATAACCTGATAAGGGGGTCACCATCACTTATTATTTGATGTTCATGGCCCTATAATATGTCTAAGAGGTGAGGAATTCTATTCTTCGAGTGTGTGCTTTAAAAATGGTGCAAGGGCATGTTGGTTTATATGAATTTAGGCAAAAACCTACATAAATGGAATCCAACATAGGTATTGGGGTGCTTTTTCAAGTTGAACTTGTGTTAATTGATGATTCAGGGTTGAGAATGTATATATAACTTAAGGACCTGTTTGGAAGAGAATAATTAAAGTTCCATAACTTTAGCTTATGTTTGTATCTCATTATTGGACACtacaattctttttttcttgtgtgTGAGGCTAAAAATTAATTGGATTGGACCGAACCGCGAGCGCGTAAACTAACACGTAAACCAACTCAATGCGCCTACCCGAAACTTGGTTTTGCCACTTAATTATCACCTGCACTAGATGCAGAAGCATTTCCATAGTATATTCCTAGAGGT harbors:
- the LOC109703550 gene encoding phytosulfokine receptor 1-like, whose protein sequence is MGNRGLPCFSSLLLLLLFAPLCCSQSQQSCDSSDLNALQGFVEGLQSSDLGWSFNGSSSSDCCNWVGISCDLGSALVKRVIGLDLSKKSLKGSVSSSLGGLDQLKLLNLSYNSLRGPVPVELFHLPHLELLDLSTNMLSGLIPAESNLSSIQVFNISFNSFNGTHPIFAGSSNLSVYDVSLNRFWGPVDTGICNSSDSIKVLRFSANMFSGEFPAGFGNCSSLSELLLDANGLTGTLPDDLFTLSSLTKLNLQGNSLSGTVSTNIGNLSNLVHVDISSNNFSGVIPDVFDRLNKLECFSALCNILTGGLPPSLSSCSTLTTISLRNNSLRGTIDLNFTTLPRLNILDLGSNLFSGPIPPDLPNCTQMTTLNLARNNLVGEIPSSFKNFTSLSDLSLTGNNFANLFSALQILQNLPNLKNLVFTKNFRGGESMPSEGIQGFANTEVFVIANCALSGSIPPWLVNLSKLKVLDISWNHLTGTIPVWLGNLDNLFYLDISNNSLTGEIPTSLTLMKSLIYGNSSLERTASQDFPFFIKRNSSGKGLQYNQVSSFPPSIILSNNKLVGSILPGFNDLVKLHVLDLSWNNISGTIPDLSGMSSLESLDLSHNHLTGTIPLSLTRLNFLSYFNVAYNNLVGEIPTGGQFSTFSKEDFQGNPGLCGIHLIPCPKNASSQVDSTKHKKKGTIVGLAIGIGAGIASLIIATYIIVLRIRSRKREDNAKVVADLDYSLELAGSRLVLLFQNKESKELSINDILKSTENFDQSRIIGCGGFGLVYKATLPDGSKVAIKRLSGDYCQMEREFHAEVETLSRAQHTNLVLLQGYCRIGNDRLLIYSFMENGSLDYWLHEKVEGGAVLDWGKRIQIAQGAARGLAYLHQSCDPHILHRDIKSSNILLDENFEAHLADFGLARLILPYDTHVTTDLVGTLGYIPPEYGQSAVATYKGDVYSFGVVLLELLTGRRPVDMCKPKGSRDVVSWVIQMKKEKKGMEVIDPHIYDKENNNEVMRMLEIACLCVSDSPKLRPLSQQLLAWLEEIGC